A genomic region of Spirochaetales bacterium contains the following coding sequences:
- a CDS encoding P-loop NTPase: MMIIPVASGKGGVGKSLLAANLGISLGEAGKKVILVDLDLGASNLHMFLGLRSVKQGIGTFLNSHHKDFNSILVKTDYEGVSLIPGDAEIPDIAQLKTAQKRLLMRELCGLDADFLIMDLGPGTNYDVLDFFLVSQRGILVTTPALTSILNAYLFFKNAVFRIMSSTFKSKSKAALYIEKLKKDGTPLQKIYVVKLLQKIKEIDIDCYNDFTIKIRNFKPFFVLNMLVNKKDTDKANQLRRSVKEYLDIDIEHLGIISKDAAQDIALNSRLPIVKYKPDSILSQAIYRIADKLLQCESEGEGPLDLENIEESYQIAEMEAEADFQAKLHYMEELLHCGELSKGDLIEIIKSQHYEIEKLKKESNLLKAKLIRAIDEGFVY; the protein is encoded by the coding sequence ATGATGATAATACCTGTAGCCAGCGGCAAAGGTGGCGTCGGCAAATCATTGCTCGCGGCGAATCTCGGAATTTCACTGGGAGAAGCGGGGAAAAAGGTAATTCTTGTCGATCTCGACCTTGGGGCCTCGAATCTTCATATGTTTTTGGGGCTGAGATCCGTTAAGCAGGGAATCGGTACGTTTTTAAACAGTCATCATAAAGATTTCAATTCCATTCTCGTGAAAACCGACTATGAAGGGGTTTCCCTGATTCCCGGGGACGCGGAAATTCCTGATATAGCCCAATTAAAAACCGCGCAAAAACGCCTTCTCATGCGGGAGCTTTGCGGCCTTGATGCCGACTTTCTCATCATGGATCTGGGGCCGGGGACTAACTACGATGTACTCGACTTTTTTCTCGTTTCACAGCGGGGGATCCTCGTGACGACCCCCGCGTTGACGTCGATTCTTAACGCCTACCTCTTTTTCAAAAACGCGGTATTCAGAATCATGTCCTCGACATTCAAGTCCAAATCAAAAGCAGCCCTTTATATCGAAAAACTGAAAAAGGACGGAACACCGTTACAAAAAATATATGTCGTAAAGCTTCTTCAAAAAATCAAAGAGATCGATATCGATTGTTATAATGATTTTACGATAAAAATCCGTAATTTCAAACCATTCTTTGTTCTCAATATGCTCGTCAACAAAAAAGACACGGACAAGGCGAATCAGTTGCGCCGGTCGGTGAAAGAATATCTCGACATTGACATCGAACACCTGGGCATCATATCAAAGGATGCCGCTCAGGATATCGCCCTCAATTCCAGACTGCCGATCGTCAAGTACAAACCCGACTCGATTCTTTCCCAGGCAATATACAGAATCGCCGACAAGCTGCTTCAATGTGAATCCGAAGGCGAAGGTCCCCTCGACCTGGAAAATATCGAAGAGAGTTACCAGATAGCGGAAATGGAGGCGGAGGCGGATTTTCAGGCAAAGCTTCACTATATGGAAGAACTCCTCCATTGCGGAGAACTTTCAAAAGGAGACCTTATCGAAATAATAAAAAGCCAGCATTATGAGATAGAAAAACTGAAGAAAGAAAGCAATCTTCTCAAGGCAAAACTCATCCGGGCGATCGACGAGGGTTTCGTTTATTGA
- a CDS encoding sigma-70 family RNA polymerase sigma factor: protein MKFSGDFIKRLKTKDNEAFRELYSLTAQILMGYILLRVGNVTETAEDILSEVYCDAITYAGSLTLTHNIKAWLLRIAKSKIGDYYRRLKKEKKIIKVQTVRVRQHELLNAFSNSPESDVLVKENGLLLKAAFGRLPSENREVMRKKYVEGKSMAEIASLINKTEKAVENILYRSRKMFQAEIKRMAKEKIYFS from the coding sequence ATGAAGTTTTCCGGAGATTTCATCAAACGATTGAAGACAAAAGATAACGAGGCGTTCAGGGAACTCTATTCCTTGACCGCGCAGATACTCATGGGATATATTCTTTTAAGGGTGGGGAATGTCACCGAAACGGCCGAGGATATTCTTTCGGAGGTGTACTGCGATGCGATTACCTATGCGGGATCACTGACATTGACGCACAATATAAAGGCATGGCTGCTCAGAATCGCAAAATCCAAGATTGGTGATTATTACAGACGCCTCAAGAAAGAAAAAAAGATCATCAAAGTCCAGACTGTCCGGGTACGGCAGCATGAGTTACTGAACGCATTTTCGAATTCCCCGGAATCGGATGTGCTTGTCAAGGAGAACGGACTCCTTTTAAAAGCGGCTTTCGGGAGGCTTCCCTCGGAGAACCGGGAGGTAATGAGGAAGAAATATGTGGAAGGGAAAAGCATGGCCGAGATTGCATCTTTGATCAATAAAACAGAGAAGGCCGTGGAGAATATCCTGTATCGGTCACGAAAGATGTTTCAGGCTGAAATAAAGCGTATGGCAAAGGAAAAAATATACTTTTCCTGA
- a CDS encoding FecR domain-containing protein has protein sequence MRNENNTDLKHIIEVADSPVAVSRRAEEKIFSRMAEMTAGKSERIKPVTFFRYSPALTLILLCVIVLPLCLWTGFAVFVPGTVSAYPITLISDSGIIGETGQMRSEGDVLEENDRIVVPETSVCDLEIKGTAGFRFFPGSEARLVSYSQFSRRITIRLEKGSMYVNKTGSFGTDRRLSVSSDQYLFSMTGTRVLFEKTGDDIIAVCFEGEVRVFMKEETADRHLVSLGAGQKIRLAVSGGTPVFNVALPSNHEIRIDEENRDMVYANRTVSSLKEAVRDNAETDTAAGKPVFEEEGVDEKKTDIEITLPSREQKKPLVYNMVNEAAKLPVDAPGPGKVLFFSVCFDGTSVYILSTNNLFRLGEGGIEEPIRFQSPPLFRVKPVLRGNTMMLADSLFLYLIDTKKETITSSIPLGDNGVMEDNYHPLVSETTLYLPIKNRGYYTLNLLEPDEPLKLLRSEHFPLSPIVGERVIVIGAFYENYIAALDRTARELWKVELAGKSFCNPVWMNNRIYVYLLEGSVPKIIEITDNGRRNGEWTLEAPIISDFYSYGGFLFGFYTDGGIFVLDPDRSRLSRSEKIFSGTLSTRTWRNYYPLIAGKFLYTGTDSGSLIVWDCDAHEKAYTVIVRENESFYTAPLMVHDDLYIISNRGIVYRITKS, from the coding sequence ATGAGAAACGAAAACAATACTGATTTGAAGCATATCATCGAGGTAGCCGATTCCCCTGTCGCGGTAAGCAGGAGGGCGGAAGAAAAGATTTTTTCCAGAATGGCCGAAATGACTGCCGGAAAGAGTGAAAGAATCAAGCCCGTCACTTTTTTCAGATATTCACCCGCACTCACCTTAATTCTATTATGTGTTATCGTCCTCCCGCTTTGTCTCTGGACCGGATTCGCGGTCTTTGTTCCGGGAACCGTTTCCGCTTATCCCATTACATTGATATCCGATTCGGGGATTATCGGAGAAACCGGGCAGATGCGCTCTGAAGGGGATGTCCTTGAAGAAAACGACCGTATCGTCGTCCCGGAAACATCGGTCTGCGATCTTGAAATAAAAGGTACTGCCGGATTTCGATTTTTCCCCGGCTCCGAAGCCCGGCTCGTTTCCTATTCCCAGTTTTCACGCCGTATCACCATCCGTTTGGAAAAGGGCTCGATGTATGTGAATAAAACCGGAAGCTTTGGTACGGACAGGAGATTGTCCGTCAGTTCGGACCAATACCTTTTTTCAATGACGGGAACACGGGTCCTCTTTGAGAAGACCGGGGATGATATTATCGCAGTCTGTTTCGAAGGAGAAGTCCGTGTTTTTATGAAGGAGGAGACGGCGGACAGGCATCTGGTATCCCTTGGCGCCGGACAGAAGATACGTCTTGCCGTTTCCGGGGGAACCCCCGTTTTTAATGTCGCCCTCCCTTCGAATCATGAAATACGGATTGATGAGGAAAACAGGGACATGGTGTATGCAAACCGTACCGTATCTTCCCTGAAGGAGGCGGTTCGGGATAATGCCGAAACGGATACCGCGGCGGGTAAGCCCGTCTTCGAGGAGGAAGGGGTCGATGAAAAAAAGACCGATATCGAAATAACCCTGCCTTCAAGAGAACAAAAGAAGCCGCTTGTCTACAATATGGTAAATGAAGCGGCAAAGCTTCCCGTCGACGCCCCCGGGCCCGGGAAAGTGCTTTTTTTTTCCGTATGCTTTGACGGCACATCGGTCTATATCCTGAGTACGAACAATCTTTTCCGCCTCGGAGAGGGGGGGATCGAAGAGCCGATCCGGTTTCAGTCACCTCCGCTTTTCCGTGTAAAACCCGTGTTGCGGGGAAATACGATGATGCTGGCCGATTCCCTTTTTCTTTATCTGATCGATACGAAAAAAGAGACGATCACCTCATCGATACCACTCGGGGATAACGGCGTGATGGAAGACAATTATCATCCCCTGGTCTCCGAGACGACCCTCTACCTACCCATAAAAAACAGGGGTTACTACACGTTGAACCTTCTCGAACCGGACGAACCATTGAAGCTGCTCAGAAGCGAACATTTCCCGCTTTCGCCCATAGTCGGGGAACGGGTCATCGTTATCGGGGCGTTTTATGAAAATTACATCGCCGCACTCGACCGAACGGCGCGGGAACTCTGGAAGGTGGAACTGGCGGGTAAATCGTTCTGCAATCCGGTGTGGATGAACAACCGTATCTATGTGTACCTTCTTGAAGGAAGCGTACCGAAAATCATCGAAATTACGGATAACGGCAGGCGGAACGGGGAATGGACGCTGGAAGCTCCCATTATCTCCGACTTTTATTCGTACGGGGGATTCCTTTTTGGTTTTTATACGGACGGCGGTATCTTTGTTCTCGATCCGGACCGTTCGAGGCTTTCCCGTTCGGAAAAAATATTTTCCGGGACACTCTCAACGCGGACATGGCGAAATTATTACCCCCTCATCGCGGGTAAGTTTCTCTATACCGGCACGGACTCGGGCAGTCTGATCGTCTGGGATTGCGACGCACACGAGAAAGCTTATACGGTCATCGTCCGGGAAAATGAATCGTTTTATACGGCGCCCCTGATGGTACATGATGACCTCTATATCATTTCGAACCGGGGCATCGTTTACCGGATTACTAAAAGCTGA